One window of Pyrus communis chromosome 12, drPyrComm1.1, whole genome shotgun sequence genomic DNA carries:
- the LOC137710481 gene encoding thylakoid lumenal protein TL20.3, chloroplastic isoform X1 codes for MALTFVSPLSIKSLTSCSSSSKAPPVRLSSLSNKHFSVVCQIDPAKRHHFHGCSNKQNKTNNAESKNWKNIVSAALAAAVISFSSGNMPAIADLNKFEAETPGEFGIGSAAQFGSADLRKAVHVNENFRRANFTSADMRESDFSGSTFNGAYMEKAVAYKANFAGADLSDTLMDRMVLNEANLKDAVLVRSVLTRSDLGGALIEGADFSDAVLDLLQKQALCKYASGTNPTTGVSTRASLGCGNSRRNAYGSPSSPLLSAPPQKLLNRDGFCDQGTGLCDVK; via the exons ATGGCACTCACTTTTGTCTCCCCGCTATCCATTAAATCCTTAACAAGTTGTTCTTCCAGTTCCAAGGCTCCTCCAGTTCGTCTATCATCCCTCTCCAACAAGCACTTTTCTGTAGTCTGTCAGATAGACCCTGCAAAGAGACACCATTTTCATG GTTGTTCCAACAAGCAAAACAAGACCAATAATGCAGAGTCAAAAAACTGGAAAAATATTGTTTCAGCAGCATTGGCCGCTGCAGTTATTAGCTTTAGCTCTGGCAATATGCCTGCCATTGCTGATCTCAATAAATTTGAAGCTGAGACACCTGgtgaatttggaattggatcaGCAGCCCAATTTGGATCTGCAGACCTCAG GAAAGCTGTGCATGTGAACGAAAATTTCAG AAGAGCCAATTTCACATCTGCGGATATGAGGGAATCTGATTTCAGTGGTTCAACTTTCAATGGTGCATACATGGAGAAAGCTGTTGCATATAAGGCAAATTTCGCAG GTGCGGATTTGAGCGACACATTGATGGATCGTATG GTCCTTAATGAAGCTAATCTCAAAGACGCCGTGCTAGTTAGATCGGTTCTCACCCGCAGTGATCTCGGGGGTGCCCTCATTGAAGGAGCTGATTTCAGTGACGCCGTCTTGGACCTCCTCCAGAAGCAG GCTCTTTGCAAGTATGCAAGTGGGACCAACCCAACGACAGGGGTGAGCACAAGAGCAAGCCTAGGCTGTGGGAACAGTCGCCGAAATGCTTATGGCAGTCCCTCTTCCCCTCTGCTAAGTGCTCCGCCTCAGAAGCTGCTTAACCGGGATGGATTCTGTGATCAAGGCACTGGTCTTTGTGATGTAAAATGA
- the LOC137710481 gene encoding thylakoid lumenal protein TL20.3, chloroplastic isoform X2: MVGCSNKQNKTNNAESKNWKNIVSAALAAAVISFSSGNMPAIADLNKFEAETPGEFGIGSAAQFGSADLRKAVHVNENFRRANFTSADMRESDFSGSTFNGAYMEKAVAYKANFAGADLSDTLMDRMVLNEANLKDAVLVRSVLTRSDLGGALIEGADFSDAVLDLLQKQALCKYASGTNPTTGVSTRASLGCGNSRRNAYGSPSSPLLSAPPQKLLNRDGFCDQGTGLCDVK, translated from the exons ATG GTAGGTTGTTCCAACAAGCAAAACAAGACCAATAATGCAGAGTCAAAAAACTGGAAAAATATTGTTTCAGCAGCATTGGCCGCTGCAGTTATTAGCTTTAGCTCTGGCAATATGCCTGCCATTGCTGATCTCAATAAATTTGAAGCTGAGACACCTGgtgaatttggaattggatcaGCAGCCCAATTTGGATCTGCAGACCTCAG GAAAGCTGTGCATGTGAACGAAAATTTCAG AAGAGCCAATTTCACATCTGCGGATATGAGGGAATCTGATTTCAGTGGTTCAACTTTCAATGGTGCATACATGGAGAAAGCTGTTGCATATAAGGCAAATTTCGCAG GTGCGGATTTGAGCGACACATTGATGGATCGTATG GTCCTTAATGAAGCTAATCTCAAAGACGCCGTGCTAGTTAGATCGGTTCTCACCCGCAGTGATCTCGGGGGTGCCCTCATTGAAGGAGCTGATTTCAGTGACGCCGTCTTGGACCTCCTCCAGAAGCAG GCTCTTTGCAAGTATGCAAGTGGGACCAACCCAACGACAGGGGTGAGCACAAGAGCAAGCCTAGGCTGTGGGAACAGTCGCCGAAATGCTTATGGCAGTCCCTCTTCCCCTCTGCTAAGTGCTCCGCCTCAGAAGCTGCTTAACCGGGATGGATTCTGTGATCAAGGCACTGGTCTTTGTGATGTAAAATGA